From Daucus carota subsp. sativus chromosome 6, DH1 v3.0, whole genome shotgun sequence:
atgatgagaaaacttactatttatggtaatgtaaagaaatgagagggacatcccaaaatagtaactgtaaacaaatgagagggacagagggagtatatgttaatttttttttataagaatttaTGCATACCAAATAAAGAGGGTCGACAAAACTCTCAAATCCCATCTCTTATAACATGTATATGTATCTCGAAATTATGTATGCTGAATGTGGATTTTGAAAAATCACTACCTAAATAGGTTAATGGATGAGTAGCATGCGAAAGCTGGGCAATGAGGTTTAGAATCCAACCACTAAAgagtattaattttattattaatgtttaaacCACAATTTAAATCGATAATCAAGTCGGTTGACAAACCATGACTTATCCAaataaatataacaattttgttttaaaactgTTTAGGGAaagtattttgaaaaaaatatatatttcaatttttatgtaaaatgattataaattttagtatcAAGTCTCATTACTTGGTCAAGTAGTTTGCTGTCGCAGAATATTTCTCCGATTCTTGTTTACCTTTACTTTAttgacatatatttatatttaaataagataaatgttaaaaatattatcaaacatCTCTATGAATTTTATAATCACACTAAAATTTATCGAATACTTTTTCTAGCTGGTAGCACAATTTTGAAAGACGATATTGTTAGAAACTATCAAGCccaaataaagttttatatagaaaataaaTGTTAGATTTGATTATAAAATGTCAGAAATGAAAGTTTTGTCGGGGGCACAGATAGGGCCGTGGCGGAGCCGGATGATAATAGAGGAGCACATTTTAGTGGAATAAATATCAAGAAAAAGTTAGGCttcaaacaaatattattttaaaaagagataaaattatataatatcgcAACAACCCAATCTACAATTCAGTCCTCGTATTAGCAGTAAAGTTTGCTATTAGACcagaatttgaaaatatttatacattttCATATCTTGTTCTAAATTCGgagaaattttttataatttttaactaaatttataaTCATAGTTTGTTTTTAACTGAATttataattatcataatttCAAAACTGTTGTGTTGTTAAAGTAATATcgataaaataaatattgttatcaaattaaaaaataatttgataattttttgatacCGCAACAAGCCAACAACAGTACCGAACCAATTTCTATACAAGTCACGCTACTTTGCCATCCATCTTCTTTTGATCAAACTGGAAATTTCTAGTGCtctttattctttttaaaatacaCACAATTATGGAATGCTTTTACACAAAGTACAGATCCAAAATGATTCTTCGAGCCTTTGCTTGTCTGTTGCTTTGACTCAAAAACATTTACCATTTTGTCATATGCAAAGCATCTCAAGTTTCGAATAATAACATGCACGTCTGTGAAAACAGTCTGCATCTTGCAGCTCAAGCCTGCAGGCTCACCCATACATACTTGCAAGCTACTATACATCAGGGcccggtttggttcggttcaGTTGGTACACATGCTTGTCACAACATCTCTGCCCATCTTGCTCCTTGGACCCAATGTTTAAGCAAACTTTCATGTGAATCCCGCAAGCATCCGAAAATCTAACCATCGCATTCATCACTACTTGCAAATTTACGCAAAATTCTAAAAACACCGATCCCTTTTTTCGATCGTTGGCAGGCGCCTATCATTTAAGTATAAGCGTTTTTTTGTAACGACGGGGATTGTTTTCTTGAAGACCCTCGGCTCTGAGGAcgtttatttgaaaaaatttggattttatttaaaagtagtgaaataaatgaaaattttatggGCTTGTTTGTACtggagaagcagaagctgcttctggcttccgTTTTTTTAACccgtaaataagtagaagcacttttaagaagctgagaatgctaacttctctcttAGAGTTTccactttttttccaaacaatttattaacttatttacttctcatttctaatccgcttttttactttaagcacaaaatcatttttttaagcttgcccaaacgACCCCGTATCTTACCTAAAAGGTTACTAACATTGTGGATGAAGCCACATTTACTGGAGGAAAATGCTTAAATACAGGATTGAGCGGCCATATTAGGCAGGAGTTATGACGAACCCTACCAGTCAGTTGTACAATTAACATTCAGAGGAATGAAAGTAGCTGCAGCAGTGTTTTCGCAGATCATACGACTGGAATTCTAGAATCGTCTTCCTGTCATTACCTCCAGTCGACACTATTACACCTACTTGCAGTAGAAACTACAGAGGAACGGAATAAGTTCAAGGGAACGACATCACGAAAATTCTCACCTAATGCCAATCAACATTATAAAGAGGAAACTGAATTAACATTGATTTTGTTTGTATCAGGGACTCCAGTAGTCCACATGTTCTGTTCCTGAAAATTTTAGCTCATTTTTTGTTTGGAATCAAGCAATCTTTTTACATTCGGAGAAAACAAGGCTAATCCTGACCATGTACATAATTTAGTGGTACTAATTCCTTCGAACAGCCTTTTCATCTTTAAAACGATAAATTCATCAGTCTCGTCAATGAACTCGAACGGACCCATCTCCAAGCTGGATACAGGCTGGAAATCTTCTTTTCCTAAATGAACCAGGGTGAAATGTTTATTGGCCTTGAGCAATAAGCAGGTCTTGTCTTAATCATTCAACTAGTTTATTATTTTCCCTCTATTTTCCTAAATTCCCTCGGATCTAGAATACAACAGAATAGCAATCGGCATATCAGAATGTCATCTTAAATCACTTACTCAAACTTGACTGATATTAGAATGTCATCTTATTAACATGCTGGAGAGGTTCAAGAATAGCAATCCGCGTCCTGTGAGATACTATACGTCTTGGAATTCAGGTAAATCCGGTATTTGAAATGATATCTTACATCCTAAACACACCATAAGAAAGGATAATATAATGCACGCCTTGAACTGCTCTGGTAATAATCTACTGAAGCAGAAAAATACTTAGCAGCAGGTTCTATTActccaaataaaaaaaaaatgcccCGCTTTGTTTTGAATCAGGAACCAATGGAAAGAAAACGCTCACGCCATATTATCAATTCAGCTATAATCATTATCGTGTAATGTTAGACCCAGGCAGGTGTTATGAAACCAAGCACTTACCACATACAATGTTTGTATATTGTGCATAGAGTGCATCCCTCCCACACAATTACACGAATTCTTTCTTTacattatttgaaatattttgacaTAGACTTCCTCGAGACAATCTAGGATAGATGATTATCCATTTGGAAGCACCTGGGACTTATACTTATTACGGATGACACCGAAAGAGGTTTAACAGTGATGAGCAGGTGCCTTTGCCCAATTTTTTCAATTACTAGTTAGCAAAAGCATAATAAGTTTCTACTCAAGAATTTGATATCTTGGGTTAAGATAAGATAGCTCTATATTGTTATATTCGTCGCTCAAAAGTCGTTTAGTCTATCACCCCCCAGATGTAAGAAGCTCTGCAGATAAGTGTAAGCTTCAGAACCATTAGTACCTCTTGCCAAAGTTTATTACCTCTGTTCGACCACAACAGACGCATTTAAACTTGAACTGTGCTTTACCGAATGAGTCTACTTACATTAATTGGTGAACTACCACAATCAAATTTTCTGGAGTTAGTCAGTTAGCTTCCATTCTAGTGCTATCAATTGAGCATCTCAGCAGCATCTTAGcccattccttaaatataatataaaatattggatcctagtgacttaagataataatagctattctcacctccaacaatatttccttatattcattccttatatactattttatcattaaaagttatcattattgcaataggtgaagagagagaacatgtttgtattcaaaatttattataaaataagatttaggagaggagagaggttacctaaagataaggcatggctagtggatcttagtgatttagagcaactccagcagaTTCCCTATTTCATGTTCTAAGTCCAATTATAaggaatgtgacataaattagTGGTCCAGCAGTATCTTAGAGgtgccttaaatcactaggatcctccttccatgccttattaataaggcaccactagccatgccttatttgatttctataataaaaaaatcatttctctctcttattgtaacttattttttctctcttctttccatcttttatcaatctttttccaaatttattattataataataataaggaatgaattataaggatcattgttggagttgaaatacaaaatcttgtcctaaatcactaggattcaatattttataatatttataaggaagacactaagacactgctggagatgctcttagggaatcactaagatactgttggagtggattattttcctatattcctcatattttggtttaagactccaaatagggaagctgctggagttgctctaagccTCCCTCCTTAAGGGTAGATATGAAAACAGATACTAAAACTAAAAGATAATAACTCtaaatgtgtatatatttggCAAACGTAACTCTTTTTTAtagaacaaataataaatttcctAGGGGTTCACATTCCATAGCTGCAGCATCTGGTCACTCTGCAGTTGGATCATTATGAAACCTTCACCAGTGTGAGTTATCAATAAGTGACGAACGGCACTAGTAAACTCAATTACATTTCTGTTGATATGGTTTTTTTGGAACAAACAACTTTTTTTGTCCTCAATTATGATAATTTCTTACATTAAATTATTGTCCATGAGCTTTACCAAAATGTAATGTCATTCCTGATTCCGCCACCATGCTCAAGATTATCTATCCAATAATGCCTCATTCACAATAAACTTTCTTTCCGTATATAAGAAGCATTTGCAGAACAATTTACATggttaaataaaaacaaattaacttTAAACGAATAATCCATATCCTGATTTAAGGCTGCAACATTCATAACTCAGTCTAGCAGGCTAATTAGGCTAATGCTGATGGAAGGAATTTGTCATTCAAAACATGTCTGATCAGTGATCACTTGCTTCAACATTTTTATAGTTATCAACGACAGCAAACGGATATAAATTCTTCATAACGATTTCTAACAGGTCTCTCACATCACAGTCTCCCGAAAGATCATCTCTACTAAAATACAGAGTATGTACCTCTTTAAGGATTTTCAATGCACAGCTCAAAGCTCCTGAACCCTCATGTTCATCACGAAACACCCTATTAGGCGGATCAAAAAAGAAGTACCTCCTCACAACAATAAGATTCCGCAAGTACCCTGACCAAACACGCACCAAATCATCCAAAATAACAACAAAACTCTCATCAACACCAGGCACAACATCAAGGCTCTTTTCATATTTCTCGGTAGAATCTTCTGACGCGATGATTCTTGACCCGAAGTAAACCCCATCAGGATCAAGAATCCTAGCAACTCCCAACGCGTAACCGCGTGATGCAAGAGTGTAAATATACATCTCAAACAACTTGCTGGCTTCTTTCAAGAACTCTTGAACAAAAGGTCTCAACTTAACCAAGTAAGAGAAGCTCCTAACCTCGGCATTGTAAACATATGTCGAGTGGACAAGAGTgtgatccaaatccaaaatcaaACACAACTTCTTTCGGCTTATAAGTAGATTCTTGAACTTGTTGTTATCAATCCTCATACGTTGGAAAGATTTGTCTAGCACTTCATAATCTACCGCTGCTGCACGATGAGCCCACGGCCCATACTTTGGTTTCTGTACGATGTAAGAGTTAATTTGTAATTGGGGAAAAGCCCACGGCCCATCTGTTATATGGTCATCTAGTTGTGATGGTTCAAAGTTACGGCCCAGTTACAAGGATACGGCCCAATTACAAGGATACGGTTACTAACAGATGAAGATCGGACTAGTCACCGAAGCAGGAGAAAAGGATCAAAGGATACGAGTTGCTCAGAGAAAAAGGGAGGCCCAATTTTTAACTAACGAATATAAACTTTTTGGGCTTGCTCGAACAAGCCCAAGCGGCCGCTTGTACAACCCGACTTCACTATTCTTccatatgtactccctccgtccccattgagatatatacatttgtatcgggcacggagactaagaaaagtgtatacagtaatgtaaagtaataagaaagagaaagaaaaataggtaaagtagtgggacccattaatatttaagtgatagattgagaaaagtagatgaagttagtgggtgagtgggatttttatattataaaagtttactattttaggaaagttttgaaatggaCATCCCgaaaaagaaagtgtatagaaatcagagggacggagggagtactgtatCCTTTGCCCGATCAGAAGATATACCCCACAACACAAAACGCAACCTCGTCTCCTGACCGCaagattaatcaccgattttatTACGTCACTCGATAACAACAATACGTGTCCCACATCCACCGGCCACTCCCGGTTTCAAACAAGTATTAACCGGTTCAGCCAGTCACCTTCCTCTGCAATTCCCGCTGGGTATATAAGCGCAATCTAACTCCACAGCTCCAGTCCTCTATATACGTACACCTATACATACAGACGCGCTAACATAAATTATTACgtaactagtgaataaagccgcgcttcgcggcggcgttataaattttgtataaattttgatgcgaattaatattataatagcataaaaattattttgagtcatcttccggtCAAacacactaataaaaaaatattataattagtataaaattctttttaaaaggTCATCcagtcaaacataatactaataataaaattagttcgaaccgccctccggtcaaagacaatattaatccataatttttatttttatgataaaattaaatattacaatataatttagatcgaaattagtttgagccgctctcttgtcaaacacaatactaataaaaattattctaattatgataaaattaaagattataattggataaaaattattttaaaccgtAGTCCCGTTTTAacgaataatatattataacatagataaaaaattattttagccactttcacgtccaacataatactaatagaaaa
This genomic window contains:
- the LOC108226319 gene encoding RNA polymerase II C-terminal domain phosphatase-like 4 produces the protein MRIDNNKFKNLLISRKKLCLILDLDHTLVHSTYVYNAEVRSFSYLVKLRPFVQEFLKEASKLFEMYIYTLASRGYALGVARILDPDGVYFGSRIIASEDSTEKYEKSLDVVPGVDESFVVILDDLVRVWSGYLRNLIVVRRYFFFDPPNRVFRDEHEGSGALSCALKILKEVHTLYFSRDDLSGDCDVRDLLEIVMKNLYPFAVVDNYKNVEASDH